A region from the Variovorax paradoxus genome encodes:
- the fae gene encoding formaldehyde-activating enzyme — MAKIDRLMVGESLVGDGNEVAHIDLIIGPRGGAAETAFANALTNNKDGFTSLLAVVAPNLLTKPATVMFNKVTIKGAKQAVQMFGPAQRAVALAVADSVEDGTIPMAEADNLFICVGVFIHWLADDDKKIQDYNYQATREAIQRAVTGSPTAAEVVDKKGTTAHPFAAHL; from the coding sequence ATGGCAAAAATAGATCGACTGATGGTGGGCGAATCGCTCGTCGGCGACGGCAACGAAGTAGCCCATATCGACCTGATCATCGGACCGCGCGGCGGCGCTGCCGAGACCGCCTTCGCCAACGCGTTGACGAACAACAAGGACGGCTTCACTTCGCTGCTCGCAGTCGTGGCTCCCAACCTGCTGACCAAACCGGCTACCGTGATGTTCAACAAAGTGACCATCAAGGGCGCCAAGCAGGCGGTGCAGATGTTCGGGCCGGCGCAGCGCGCCGTGGCGCTGGCGGTGGCCGACAGCGTCGAGGATGGCACCATCCCCATGGCGGAGGCGGACAACCTGTTCATCTGCGTCGGCGTGTTCATCCACTGGCTTGCCGACGACGACAAGAAGATCCAGGACTACAACTACCAGGCCACCCGCGAGGCCATCCAGCGTGCCGTGACCGGCTCGCCGACGGCAGCGGAAGTGGTGGACAAGAAAGGCACGACGGCACACCCGTTCGCAGCCCACCTCTGA
- a CDS encoding DUF6513 domain-containing protein: MEHIVFLTGRLAQASLTRVLAGIEAAPFTWEVREIGLQVAALMTADMIRRRVAAPVFTEAESEGAAPRRADRIMVPGRCRGDVEALSLHFGVPVERGPQELKDLPRHFNRSARAIDLAEYEVAIFAEIVDAPRLSVAQIIERAQQLAGDGANVIDLGCLPETRFDHLAESVQALKAAGFQVSVDSSDTQELLLGGKAGADYLLSLTLDTLWIADEVAATPVLIPRVPADEASLYAAVEQMQHRGRAFLADSILDPIPFGLTASIVRYHRLRERFPEAPIMLGVGNLTELTEADTSGINAVLFGIAAELNVAAVLTTQVSQHARRAVSEADWARRIMHAAARNATLPKGMSDALMTVHAKHPFPDTPEEINEIASQVRDPNFRVQISPLGLHVYNRDGLRLGQGAFELWPQLKLQDDADHAFYMGVELARAEIAWQLGKRYVQDQPLDWGCAAPRPTEDLARWCAPGTTMKTSKNNAAETGATSTAAPTPS, from the coding sequence ATGGAACACATCGTCTTCCTGACCGGGCGCCTCGCCCAAGCCAGCCTCACGCGGGTGCTGGCCGGGATCGAGGCGGCACCGTTCACATGGGAAGTGCGGGAGATCGGGTTGCAGGTGGCGGCGCTGATGACGGCCGACATGATCCGCCGCCGCGTCGCGGCACCCGTGTTCACCGAAGCCGAGAGCGAGGGCGCTGCGCCGCGGCGCGCCGATCGCATCATGGTGCCGGGCCGCTGCCGCGGCGACGTCGAGGCCTTGAGCCTTCACTTCGGCGTGCCGGTGGAACGCGGCCCGCAGGAACTGAAAGACCTGCCGCGCCATTTCAACCGCAGTGCGCGTGCCATCGACCTGGCCGAATACGAGGTCGCGATCTTCGCCGAGATCGTCGATGCGCCGCGGCTCTCGGTGGCGCAGATCATCGAGCGCGCGCAGCAGCTCGCGGGCGATGGCGCCAACGTCATCGACCTGGGCTGCCTGCCCGAGACGCGCTTCGACCATCTGGCCGAGAGCGTGCAGGCGCTGAAGGCCGCGGGCTTCCAGGTCAGCGTCGATTCGAGCGACACACAGGAGTTGCTGCTCGGCGGCAAGGCCGGCGCCGACTACCTGCTGAGCCTGACGCTCGACACCCTGTGGATCGCCGACGAGGTGGCGGCCACGCCGGTGCTGATACCGCGCGTTCCGGCCGATGAAGCGTCGCTGTATGCCGCCGTCGAGCAGATGCAGCACCGCGGCCGCGCCTTCCTGGCCGACTCGATCCTCGATCCGATACCGTTCGGCCTGACTGCATCGATCGTGCGCTACCACCGGCTGCGCGAGCGTTTCCCCGAGGCCCCGATCATGCTGGGCGTGGGCAACCTCACGGAGCTCACCGAAGCCGACACCAGCGGCATCAATGCGGTGCTGTTCGGCATTGCCGCCGAGCTGAACGTGGCGGCGGTGCTGACCACGCAAGTGAGCCAGCATGCGCGCCGCGCGGTGAGCGAGGCCGACTGGGCGCGCCGCATCATGCATGCAGCAGCCCGCAACGCGACGCTGCCCAAGGGCATGAGCGATGCGCTGATGACGGTGCACGCCAAGCATCCTTTTCCCGACACGCCCGAAGAAATCAACGAGATCGCCTCGCAGGTGCGCGACCCCAATTTCCGCGTGCAGATATCGCCGCTGGGCCTGCACGTCTACAACCGCGACGGCTTGCGGCTGGGGCAGGGCGCTTTCGAGCTCTGGCCGCAGCTCAAGCTGCAGGACGATGCCGACCATGCGTTCTACATGGGCGTGGAACTGGCGCGCGCCGAGATCGCCTGGCAGCTCGGCAAGCGCTATGTGCAGGACCAGCCGCTCGACTGGGGCTGCGCCGCGCCGCGGCCCACCGAAGACCTCGCGCGCTGGTGCGCGCCGGGAACCACCATGAAGACATCGAAGAACAACGCGGCCGAGACCGGCGCCACGAGCACCGCCGCGCCAACACCCTCATGA
- a CDS encoding amino acid kinase family protein has protein sequence MWVVKIGGSLCADPVLPQWLDLLTQIGGGRVTVVCGGGTFADEVRRVQAHWQFNDLAAHNMAVLAMAQTAYQLHALNPALQLTARKTEIPDLLRRGKTALWLPLELRRDKPDGRTSWDATSDTIALDLAKHLNAEQLVLVKSCAIDPQLTLGELGDAGVVDPQFAERSGDAAFPITLLHKNQLATMRALLLGETTFAPR, from the coding sequence ATGTGGGTGGTCAAGATTGGCGGCAGTCTCTGTGCCGACCCGGTGCTGCCGCAGTGGCTCGATCTGCTGACGCAGATCGGCGGCGGCCGCGTGACGGTGGTCTGCGGCGGCGGCACCTTTGCAGACGAAGTGCGGCGCGTACAGGCGCACTGGCAGTTCAACGACCTCGCCGCCCACAACATGGCGGTACTCGCCATGGCGCAGACGGCCTACCAGCTGCATGCGCTGAACCCGGCGCTGCAGCTGACCGCGCGCAAGACCGAAATTCCCGACCTGCTGCGGCGCGGAAAGACAGCGCTGTGGCTGCCGCTCGAATTGCGGCGCGACAAGCCGGACGGCCGCACCAGCTGGGACGCCACATCGGACACGATCGCGCTCGACCTCGCCAAGCATCTCAATGCCGAGCAGCTGGTGCTGGTCAAGTCGTGCGCCATCGATCCGCAGTTGACGCTGGGGGAGCTCGGCGACGCCGGCGTGGTCGACCCGCAGTTTGCCGAGCGCTCCGGCGATGCGGCGTTTCCGATCACCCTGCTGCACAAGAACCAGCTCGCGACCATGCGTGCGCTGCTGCTGGGCGAAACCACCTTCGCCCCGCGCTGA
- a CDS encoding flavoprotein: MTMNGELTGTAKIDPRGAALAAEDGEALLPASPPRSRLAWCITGSGHFLEESLAIAARLPSVDLFLSAAAEEVLPIYKLQIEALRPRFRVFRDKTASGVPVGMLYDDVYHTVVVAPATSNTVAKCAFGISDSLPTNMFAQAGKLGIPGIVFACDTEPVVVTKSPHDWVTLRPRRIELDNVERLRGIDFCQVVCSPAELETALDTRLKELSLAWNTSSS, translated from the coding sequence ATGACGATGAACGGGGAGCTGACGGGCACGGCCAAGATCGATCCACGCGGCGCCGCGCTGGCTGCCGAAGACGGGGAAGCGCTGCTGCCGGCATCGCCGCCGCGTTCGCGGCTGGCTTGGTGCATCACGGGTTCGGGCCATTTTCTCGAAGAGTCGCTCGCGATTGCGGCGCGGCTGCCCTCGGTCGACCTGTTCCTCTCGGCCGCTGCCGAGGAGGTGCTGCCCATCTACAAGCTGCAGATCGAAGCGCTGAGGCCGCGCTTCCGTGTGTTCCGCGACAAGACGGCCAGCGGCGTGCCGGTGGGCATGCTCTACGACGATGTCTATCACACGGTGGTGGTGGCGCCGGCCACCAGCAACACGGTGGCCAAGTGCGCATTCGGCATCAGTGACTCGCTGCCGACCAACATGTTTGCCCAGGCCGGCAAGCTCGGCATTCCTGGCATCGTGTTTGCATGCGATACGGAACCGGTGGTGGTGACCAAGTCGCCGCACGACTGGGTCACGCTGCGTCCGCGGCGCATCGAACTCGACAACGTGGAGCGGCTGCGCGGCATCGACTTTTGCCAGGTGGTCTGTTCACCGGCCGAACTGGAGACTGCGCTCGACACGCGCCTGAAGGAACTTTCTCTCGCATGGAACACATCGTCTTCCTGA
- the mch gene encoding methenyltetrahydromethanopterin cyclohydrolase, protein MSNTSSPTAASGLSVNLLARPLVERLLADADALGLQLRRDDTGARIVDAGIEARGSVAAGLQIGEICMGGLGQVNLRSSGSTEGWPTWLDVRSSQPVLACLGSQYAGWSLAATKEETGGKKFFSLGSGPARALAVKEKLFGELGYRDHAPCGVLVLEVDRTPPKVVIDKLLRDCGLAAEALTLILTPTTSLAGTTQVVARVLEVALHKAHELGFALGNIVEGAGTAPLPSPSADGVEAMGRTNDAILYGGRVHLTVRGDDDAARELARALPSRNSRDHGRSFAEIFKEVEYDFYKIDGALFAPAEVWVSNIDSGNTWHGGAPDMALLQRLWLQET, encoded by the coding sequence ATGAGCAACACATCCTCGCCCACGGCCGCGTCGGGCCTGAGCGTCAACCTGCTGGCCCGGCCGCTGGTCGAGCGCCTGCTGGCCGATGCCGATGCGCTCGGGCTGCAGCTGCGCCGCGACGACACCGGTGCGCGCATTGTCGATGCCGGCATCGAGGCGCGCGGCAGCGTGGCGGCCGGCCTGCAGATCGGCGAGATCTGCATGGGCGGGCTGGGGCAGGTGAACCTGCGCAGCAGCGGCAGCACCGAGGGCTGGCCCACGTGGCTCGACGTGCGCAGCTCGCAGCCGGTGCTGGCCTGTCTCGGCAGCCAGTACGCGGGCTGGAGCCTGGCGGCCACCAAGGAAGAAACCGGCGGCAAGAAGTTCTTCTCGCTCGGCTCGGGGCCGGCGCGCGCGCTGGCGGTCAAGGAAAAGCTCTTTGGAGAACTGGGCTATCGCGACCATGCGCCCTGCGGCGTGCTGGTGCTCGAAGTCGATCGCACCCCGCCGAAGGTCGTGATCGACAAGCTGCTGCGCGATTGCGGCCTGGCCGCGGAAGCGCTGACCCTGATCCTCACGCCCACCACCAGCCTCGCGGGCACGACGCAGGTGGTGGCGCGCGTGCTCGAGGTAGCGCTGCACAAGGCGCACGAGCTGGGCTTTGCGTTGGGCAACATCGTCGAGGGCGCCGGCACCGCGCCACTGCCGTCGCCGAGCGCCGATGGCGTCGAGGCCATGGGGCGCACCAACGATGCCATCCTGTACGGCGGCCGAGTGCACCTGACCGTTCGCGGCGACGACGACGCGGCACGCGAATTGGCCCGCGCGCTGCCTTCGCGCAATTCGCGCGACCACGGGCGCTCGTTCGCCGAGATCTTCAAGGAGGTCGAGTACGACTTCTACAAGATCGACGGCGCGCTGTTCGCCCCGGCCGAGGTGTGGGTCAGCAACATCGACAGCGGCAACACCTGGCACGGCGGCGCGCCCGATATGGCGCTGCTGCAGCGCCTGTGGCTGCAGGAAACCTGA
- a CDS encoding triphosphoribosyl-dephospho-CoA synthase encodes MMMTNARQATIERARACFLRACWLDVAVRKPGNVSLDSPGHGMQASMFVASAQAAAGALFEPGLRVGARIEAAVAATWAVAGCNTNLGILLLCAPIALAVEQHPHAATPAALRAAVESVLATLDIDDARAAYRAIAHAHPGGLGTAPAEDVRDAPSVDLRAAMALAADRDLIARQYRDGFADLFALAFQEPVDAAGCGAASADAPPDAATVAFVQRLYLACLGAFPDSHIVRKHGERVAQTVMTAAQAWRERAGAGVALDADPGFAAWDVSLKVAGVNPGTSADFTVAALLLSGWIRSCAAPAREAANGWHGS; translated from the coding sequence ATGATGATGACGAACGCGCGGCAGGCGACCATCGAACGCGCGAGGGCCTGCTTTCTGCGGGCCTGCTGGCTCGACGTTGCGGTGCGCAAGCCTGGCAACGTGAGCCTGGACTCGCCCGGCCACGGCATGCAGGCCTCGATGTTCGTCGCCAGCGCACAGGCTGCGGCCGGCGCGCTGTTCGAGCCCGGCCTGCGCGTGGGAGCGCGCATCGAGGCCGCGGTGGCGGCCACCTGGGCAGTGGCGGGATGCAACACCAACCTCGGCATCCTGCTGCTGTGCGCGCCGATCGCGCTCGCGGTGGAGCAGCATCCCCATGCCGCAACCCCCGCGGCCTTGCGTGCCGCCGTGGAGTCGGTGCTGGCCACGCTCGACATCGACGATGCCCGCGCCGCCTATCGCGCGATTGCGCATGCACATCCCGGTGGCCTGGGTACAGCGCCGGCCGAGGACGTGCGCGATGCGCCCAGTGTCGACCTGCGCGCCGCCATGGCCCTTGCCGCGGACCGCGACCTCATCGCGCGCCAGTACCGCGACGGATTCGCGGACCTGTTCGCCCTGGCGTTCCAAGAGCCGGTCGATGCAGCGGGCTGCGGCGCCGCGTCGGCCGATGCGCCGCCCGATGCCGCCACTGTGGCTTTCGTCCAACGGCTCTACCTGGCTTGCCTGGGCGCCTTTCCCGATTCACACATTGTTCGAAAACACGGCGAGCGCGTGGCACAGACTGTCATGACGGCGGCGCAGGCCTGGCGCGAGCGCGCTGGCGCGGGCGTGGCGCTCGACGCCGACCCCGGCTTCGCCGCCTGGGACGTTTCGCTCAAGGTCGCAGGCGTCAACCCCGGAACCAGCGCCGATTTCACCGTGGCGGCGCTGCTGCTTTCGGGCTGGATCCGCTCGTGCGCAGCGCCCGCGCGCGAGGCTGCGAATGGATGGCACGGATCGTGA
- a CDS encoding (5-formylfuran-3-yl)methyl phosphate synthase: MLVSVRSVDEALFAARGGADFIDLKEPNEGALGGLPVATIGAIVAALRAHGIGLPVSATIGDLPMNDLGGILAQVEVVGACGVDYVKVGIERGPGALAVLDALAASNWPVVPVFIADHGLDAVLTAHACTLGFPGLMVDTADKQAGSLFDAVSMAELRAFLAQVRAAGPMAGVAGALRVAHVPLLQSLAPDFAGFRSAVCVADRKTALCPERLAALAALLHGEAVERVAA; this comes from the coding sequence ATGCTGGTGAGCGTGCGCAGCGTGGACGAGGCCCTGTTCGCGGCGCGCGGCGGCGCCGACTTCATCGATCTGAAGGAACCCAACGAAGGCGCACTGGGTGGTTTGCCGGTGGCAACCATCGGTGCCATCGTGGCCGCGCTGCGTGCGCACGGCATCGGCCTGCCCGTGAGCGCGACGATCGGCGACCTGCCGATGAATGACCTTGGCGGCATCCTGGCGCAAGTGGAAGTGGTAGGCGCCTGCGGCGTCGACTACGTGAAGGTCGGCATCGAGCGCGGGCCGGGGGCCCTTGCGGTGCTCGATGCGCTCGCGGCCAGCAACTGGCCGGTGGTGCCGGTCTTCATTGCCGACCACGGGCTCGATGCCGTGCTGACCGCGCATGCCTGCACGCTCGGGTTCCCGGGCCTCATGGTCGACACCGCCGACAAGCAGGCCGGCAGCCTGTTCGATGCTGTCTCGATGGCCGAGCTGCGCGCCTTCCTGGCCCAGGTGCGCGCCGCGGGCCCCATGGCCGGCGTGGCAGGCGCGCTGCGCGTGGCGCATGTTCCGTTGCTGCAATCATTGGCGCCGGATTTCGCGGGGTTTCGCAGCGCCGTCTGCGTGGCCGACCGCAAGACGGCACTCTGCCCGGAGCGGCTCGCGGCACTGGCCGCGTTGCTGCATGGCGAGGCCGTGGAGCGTGTAGCGGCTTGA
- a CDS encoding ATP-grasp domain-containing protein, whose amino-acid sequence MTDEIGWHTRQLQAALRARGAVGRCVDLADCNIDTSAAWHGLVIPGYGRELPDAVLVRGIAGGSFEQVTKRLGVLHALRELGVPVYNDARAIERSVDKSMTSLLLHAARIPAPATWATESAAQARRIAMRETAAGHALVLKPLFGSQGKNLQLVGEVDGVHHPMPDIDARYAGLAYLQRFVPPMASPGFDWRVMVVGGRAVTAMRRVSAHWIHNVAQGARCEPAELAPALAQLAEGAAQALDMDYAGVDLIAAASGPKIQVLEVNGVAAWQGLQRVTGFNIARAIVDDLLDRKLAQARRLVQQSLPLPERRA is encoded by the coding sequence ATGACGGACGAAATCGGCTGGCACACGCGCCAGCTGCAGGCCGCATTGCGCGCGCGCGGTGCGGTGGGCCGCTGCGTCGACCTGGCCGACTGCAACATCGACACCAGCGCGGCGTGGCATGGCCTGGTCATTCCCGGCTACGGCCGCGAGCTGCCCGATGCAGTGCTGGTGCGCGGCATTGCCGGCGGAAGCTTCGAGCAGGTCACCAAGCGCCTGGGCGTACTGCATGCGCTGCGCGAACTGGGCGTGCCGGTCTACAACGATGCGCGCGCCATCGAGCGCTCGGTCGACAAGTCGATGACCAGCCTGCTGCTGCATGCCGCGCGCATTCCCGCACCCGCCACCTGGGCCACCGAATCGGCGGCGCAGGCGCGGCGCATCGCGATGCGCGAAACGGCCGCGGGCCATGCGCTGGTGCTCAAGCCCCTGTTCGGTTCGCAGGGCAAGAACCTGCAGCTCGTGGGCGAGGTCGACGGCGTGCATCATCCGATGCCCGACATCGACGCGCGCTACGCAGGCCTGGCCTATCTGCAGCGCTTCGTCCCGCCCATGGCCTCACCGGGTTTCGACTGGCGCGTGATGGTGGTGGGCGGACGCGCCGTGACCGCAATGCGCCGCGTCAGCGCGCACTGGATCCACAACGTGGCCCAGGGCGCGCGCTGTGAACCGGCGGAGCTGGCGCCCGCGCTCGCGCAACTGGCCGAAGGCGCGGCGCAGGCGCTGGACATGGACTACGCGGGCGTGGACCTCATCGCCGCGGCCAGCGGGCCGAAGATCCAGGTGCTCGAGGTCAACGGCGTGGCCGCCTGGCAGGGGCTACAGCGCGTGACGGGCTTCAACATCGCGCGCGCCATCGTCGACGACCTGCTCGACCGCAAGCTCGCGCAGGCGCGCCGCCTCGTGCAGCAGAGCCTGCCGCTGCCGGAGCGCCGCGCCTGA
- a CDS encoding DUF447 domain-containing protein, giving the protein MNDQIFEAVVTTVAPGGKPHVAPMGIRYQEGGILLMPFKPSTTHDNIVATGHAVLNIVCDTRVFAGCVTGRKTWPTLPAEHIEGVRLAAALRHVELELAEQRDDVQRPVLRMVAVHEATHAPFVGFNRAQAAVIEGAVLVSRLHMLPPEKVETEMTYLQIAIDKTAGPEEREAWEWLRAAVARHRAGTPERAS; this is encoded by the coding sequence ATGAACGACCAGATCTTCGAAGCGGTGGTGACCACCGTGGCTCCCGGCGGCAAGCCGCATGTGGCGCCCATGGGCATCCGCTACCAGGAGGGCGGCATTTTGCTGATGCCGTTCAAGCCCTCGACCACGCACGACAACATCGTGGCCACCGGCCATGCGGTGCTCAACATCGTCTGCGACACCCGCGTATTTGCGGGCTGCGTGACGGGGCGCAAGACGTGGCCCACGCTGCCGGCCGAACACATCGAAGGCGTGCGGCTGGCCGCTGCGCTGCGCCATGTCGAGCTGGAGCTGGCCGAGCAGCGCGACGACGTGCAGCGGCCGGTGCTGCGCATGGTGGCCGTGCACGAGGCCACGCATGCGCCGTTTGTCGGCTTCAACCGCGCGCAGGCCGCGGTGATCGAAGGCGCCGTGTTGGTGAGCCGGCTGCACATGCTCCCTCCCGAGAAAGTGGAAACCGAAATGACCTACCTGCAGATCGCGATCGACAAGACCGCCGGCCCTGAGGAACGCGAGGCCTGGGAATGGCTGCGCGCCGCGGTCGCGCGGCACCGCGCCGGCACACCGGAGCGCGCATCGTGA
- a CDS encoding sigma-54-dependent Fis family transcriptional regulator, which yields MTLTLRQGDRHADRVLDVVRRGFHEEGNDLVTRSWSRCLNQYQLDPGRPREPVVIASSALQSRRNQHADVIECARYEMTTLYQQLADAESAVVLTDTDGVIVHMVSSPEFATEAEPMGLRAGGMWGEAEAGTNGMGTCLAAAHPISVRREEHFFSHFTQLTCSAVPVFDPSGEIIAVLDVTSRSSLMQQHVLVLLGMTARMIENRLIDKRFSNAHPLHFHSRPEFVYTLHEGKLAVGDDGRILAANRSALFQLGLQSMAEIRTQRIDDLFQTSLEDIVQRSLSSSFHPVVAYRANAALRFFAVARRPASDAATPARARVAGAGAASMVAETGAEAFRAPLRPAAARAPSVRTFKDARLVAHLDTARRVVARRTPVLLCGETGSGKEVFARAIHESSPHAEGAFVAVNCASLPETLIESELFGYKAGAFTGAQRSGRRGKILQADGGTLFLDEIADMPLELQARLLRVLDERQVTPLGTEETHPVDFQLVSASHQHLPSLVRDGRFREDLYYRLAGIELDLPALRDRSDKRELIHDVLKDEGGSDSRLGEEAERLLMAYSWPGNLRQLRHVLRSAAALADGKTITREHLPSLAARPVPSPLAALPQAAVADPADAASDAAPADAAPPIKQLNPIQANERQVLLQMLEQHRWNVSNVAKALDVSRNTLYRKLHKLHIEISPPD from the coding sequence ATGACATTGACGCTGAGACAAGGCGATCGACACGCTGACCGTGTGCTCGACGTGGTGAGGCGAGGCTTTCACGAAGAGGGCAACGATCTGGTCACGCGCTCGTGGAGCCGCTGCCTGAACCAGTACCAGCTCGATCCGGGCCGCCCGCGCGAACCGGTGGTCATTGCATCGTCGGCGCTGCAAAGCCGGCGCAACCAGCATGCCGACGTCATCGAGTGCGCGCGCTACGAGATGACCACGCTCTACCAGCAGCTCGCCGATGCCGAGTCCGCCGTGGTGCTGACCGATACCGACGGCGTGATCGTGCACATGGTGTCCTCGCCCGAGTTCGCCACCGAAGCGGAGCCCATGGGCCTGCGCGCCGGCGGCATGTGGGGCGAGGCCGAGGCCGGCACCAACGGCATGGGCACCTGCCTGGCCGCGGCCCATCCGATCTCCGTGCGGCGCGAAGAGCATTTCTTCAGCCACTTCACGCAGCTCACCTGCTCGGCGGTGCCGGTGTTCGATCCGTCCGGCGAGATCATCGCGGTGCTCGACGTCACCAGCCGCTCCAGCCTGATGCAGCAGCACGTGCTGGTGCTCCTGGGCATGACGGCGCGCATGATCGAGAACCGGCTCATCGACAAGCGCTTCTCGAATGCGCATCCGCTGCACTTCCACAGCCGGCCCGAGTTCGTCTACACGCTGCATGAAGGCAAGCTCGCGGTCGGCGACGACGGGCGCATCCTCGCGGCCAACCGCAGCGCCTTGTTCCAGCTGGGCCTTCAGTCGATGGCCGAGATCCGCACGCAGCGCATCGACGACCTGTTCCAGACCTCGCTCGAAGACATCGTCCAGCGCAGCCTTTCTTCTTCATTCCATCCGGTGGTGGCCTACCGGGCCAATGCGGCGCTGCGCTTCTTCGCGGTGGCGCGGCGGCCGGCCTCCGATGCCGCCACGCCGGCGCGTGCGCGCGTGGCCGGTGCGGGCGCGGCTTCCATGGTGGCGGAGACGGGCGCCGAAGCGTTTCGTGCACCGCTGCGGCCGGCGGCCGCGCGTGCGCCTAGCGTTCGCACCTTCAAGGACGCGCGGCTGGTGGCGCACCTGGACACCGCGCGGCGCGTGGTCGCGCGCCGAACCCCCGTGCTGCTGTGCGGCGAGACGGGCTCGGGCAAGGAAGTGTTCGCGCGCGCCATCCACGAGAGCAGCCCGCATGCCGAGGGCGCCTTCGTTGCGGTCAATTGCGCGAGCCTGCCCGAGACGCTGATCGAATCCGAACTCTTCGGCTACAAGGCCGGCGCATTCACCGGTGCACAGCGCAGCGGGCGGCGCGGCAAGATCCTGCAGGCCGACGGTGGCACGCTGTTTCTCGACGAAATCGCCGACATGCCGCTGGAGCTGCAGGCCCGGCTGCTGCGCGTGCTTGACGAGCGCCAGGTCACGCCGCTGGGCACCGAGGAAACCCATCCGGTGGATTTCCAGCTCGTGAGCGCCAGCCACCAGCATCTGCCGAGCCTGGTGCGCGACGGCCGCTTCCGCGAAGACCTCTACTACCGGCTGGCCGGCATCGAACTCGACCTGCCCGCCTTGCGCGATCGCTCCGACAAGCGCGAACTCATCCACGACGTGCTGAAGGACGAGGGCGGCAGCGACTCCAGGCTCGGCGAAGAGGCCGAGCGCCTGCTCATGGCCTATTCGTGGCCCGGCAACCTGAGGCAATTGCGCCACGTGCTGCGCAGTGCCGCCGCGCTGGCCGACGGCAAGACCATCACGCGGGAGCACCTGCCTTCGCTGGCCGCGCGGCCCGTGCCATCACCACTGGCCGCGCTGCCCCAGGCTGCAGTGGCCGACCCGGCCGATGCCGCATCGGACGCGGCGCCGGCCGATGCGGCACCGCCCATCAAACAACTCAACCCGATCCAGGCCAACGAGCGGCAGGTGCTGTTGCAGATGCTCGAGCAGCATCGCTGGAACGTGAGCAACGTCGCCAAGGCGCTCGATGTCAGCCGCAACACCTTGTACCGAAAACTCCACAAGCTTCACATCGAGATCTCTCCACCCGATTGA
- a CDS encoding dihydroneopterin aldolase, protein MDLIFIEGFSGQTVIGIHDSELHHPQPLLIDVHAGVPRARACDTDRIGDTIDYGVVRERLVRLMAEHRLQLLEAFAEAIADILIDEFGASWVRVKVVKPRKFDDVQAVGVQIERHAPTHHASKSTPGATVLNFLASGMVPAKH, encoded by the coding sequence ATGGACCTGATCTTCATCGAGGGCTTCAGCGGCCAGACGGTGATCGGCATCCACGACTCCGAGCTGCATCATCCGCAGCCTCTGTTGATCGACGTGCATGCCGGAGTGCCCCGTGCACGCGCCTGCGACACCGACCGCATCGGCGACACCATCGACTATGGCGTGGTGCGCGAGCGGCTGGTGCGGCTGATGGCCGAGCATCGGCTGCAACTGCTCGAGGCCTTTGCCGAAGCCATTGCCGACATCCTCATCGACGAGTTCGGCGCCAGCTGGGTTCGCGTGAAGGTCGTGAAGCCGCGCAAGTTCGACGATGTGCAGGCCGTGGGCGTGCAGATCGAACGCCATGCGCCCACGCACCACGCTTCGAAGTCCACACCTGGCGCAACCGTGCTGAACTTCCTTGCCAGCGGCATGGTTCCCGCCAAGCACTGA